The genomic window tagatGACAAAAATACAACTAATAAAGAATCTAGTGGCGCCGCAATCCTTTTATGAATTTGTCTAAAGACTGTTTCTTTGATCATTGTTTTTagtatagacaagtaggtaatTCTATGTTCTATCTATTTTCTTAATGTAACAGGAGTCAAACTggaggctcacttgatgttaagtgaccattgacactcacattgccagaaggctcgcaagtgcgttgccggccttttaggaattggtacgctcttttctttatGGAGCCTCTAGCCctatagcaatgaatgttgctaaatTGCAACATGTCATTGATATGTAGAATAAAGAGGGTTGGGGAtaggacacagccttgtggcCCATGTTCCAACTTTAAACCTGTGAATgtttaaggtcggaacatgctccgCCTATGAACACCTTGATGCTCCGACAGCAAGATAGCTGGAAGGTTTAGCTATGTCCAAACATACCGCCAGCCGCTGGCGCCCCCCTTGGATTAAATTGCCTACTATACTGTTTAAGGTATACAAGaaggtcaccagctgagcgaccaaGACGAAAGCCATACTGACaatcgctaatcagctggtTGCCTTCTAGATACCTGTgaaagaaatcgcttgttcaCAATAAGGTGGATGAACTATGATTTGTTAATTGTAGTAAAACTACATAAGTTTTACTTTTGTTGATAAAGTATGGTTGTTTCTAGGAAGAATTTGGGacaattagaaaattaaacatagCATATTTTGGCTCTCCTCATCCAGTTCTTAACTCATATTTGTTGCTTTGTCCAATTCTTGGAGCgaatatcaaatttaaatgttgCTGTTCTGTAAGTACCTTGTGTCTCTGTATATATACCAGCTTAAAATTACTGTTAATACTATTAGGAATTTAGAGTAAcggaaatatgtattacatttataaggagtcctataatttttatatctacAGCACAAAAAGATTTCCCAGAAGTAATGCATGGAACTACATAAAAACAACTACAAAAATTTGagtatatatgaaatatttcattgtaattaatatttcataggttttggttcataaatattaacactatttaaaacaaaagagttCTTATAAGAAAATGATATggtctaattatttttaacttacagAAGCAACCAGTAAGCCCTCTCCTATACAAGGCAGGTGAGACACTATGTGCACAGTCCCACACTAGCCTTGAAGCATGCACAGACAAGAACAAAGCTCTTTGTAAGGCTGATGTTGTCATAGCGGGTCCagaaaatgtcaaaaagtTGAGTGAATTTAAGCTGTGTTACCAGGTAATATTAACATctgttttatctatttattttaaccaaataataatttacacttTTAAACTCTATTGTTATACTTACTAATTGTAAGAGTCCTTATTTCCATTTATACACTTGTGGGACtagaaaaattattagtatattgtATACTTTTCTATCTCTAACACATGAAATTATGTACTTATCTCATTATGACAATTTTgagaaaacaaaacattatccttaaatgttataaagctttaatatgATTGGTTTAGAGATCCAGGCAGAGTTTGATACAGTTTTGTGTCACACATAGGTATGCTATACATAATCATAAAACTAAGCATGAcaacatttcttttaatttcagGATATAGAAGAACTAGCTTGTCCATCGTGGATATTTCTTCATACTTGTCCAAGGGGCAAAGAGGTGGATGATAACCTTTTCTTTCATGATCGTGCAAGAACATTTGTAGCttttgaaaattttcaatacatTGCTGCAGCACTTATGGCGTCAGCTATAAAGGACCATACCTTTTGAAATATACAGTTTAATTAACTAGTACAATTGGGGGAAACTTATGTATTTTCCGTAACTAAAGATTTCTGAATTTTACAAGGGTAGAAACTAGTCATTAACTAACAAAACTTACTTTATTTGTACACTAACTATTAACTAAAAACTGCACAAAACTAACTAATctgcatttttatattttcctcTCATCACTTTGGGTAAGGTTACAACACCAGAACAAGGGACTTGTCCATAAATTTCACACATGCAAGCTCTTTCACATCCAGCACCAAAATTAGCAGGGTTATCTTTCTTCTCAGCAGCTATAGCTTCAGCTTCCAGAACATCTTTTGATTTCCCAATAGTATGTAACAGATGTTCAAGGATCTCTTCTTTTGATTTATTGTCAATGTCTACCAAAATCTGTTTACCATCCTCTaagtaacatttaataaatggtGTAGGTGTTAGGTTCTTTAATGTAGCTACTTGGACATCTGGATTTTTATACTGGATCTGTGGTAAATACCAGAAAACGAAATCTTTAGCTCCTGCATTGTTTTGGCCGATAATATTGTAAGCTACAGAGAAGACcttaattttatctttaagaACAAGTTTTCCAGCGTTCAAGTAATTTAGAGTGCGTCGAAGGGGTGCTCTTCCTATCATGAACGGCATTGTGATTTATTCTTCGTTACTCTGGATAAATATTTCACTGTGTCACTCAATTCACCTAACCTAAATAAATcgtgaaaattattataatactcaAGTCTCAAACAGGctacaaaaatcttattttggGATCAAGCAATTTATTAAGCCAATTGCCAATTGCCAGTTATCAATGTCAAAGTGAAATTGATTATGATTGTGACGAATGACCACAGATATCTTATTATGCTAATGGTggcgtttttattttgtacagaTATACTAAAGACAAAGTTTATCTTTGGTTAAACTAAAATCGAACCGAGTAGGTATTTTTTcgacttaaataataatataatgtccCTTGTAGTTAAAGATTGCGTATTCTTTGTTGAATTTtatcattaacattttatatcgacaacattaatttttacataaaataaaaatatagatatacagtCTGTTTACagtcttttttattgtaat from Pieris napi chromosome 3, ilPieNapi1.2, whole genome shotgun sequence includes these protein-coding regions:
- the LOC125063507 gene encoding ornithine transcarbamylase, mitochondrial-like isoform X2, which codes for MVMEIINSALKLKCNLIDTHGKRLDLLENSKIMILQEVNAPVLNMAVSKAATLLGADAVNIVDRLIWNHDYNGRVFSFMADAIFVATSTHTCLQRFAQQSLVPVMCMTSRTHSTIQAMATIMTIIEEFGTIRKLNIAYFGSPHPVLNSYLLLCPILGANIKFKCCCSKQPVSPLLYKAGETLCAQSHTSLEACTDKNKALCKADVVIAGPENVKKLSEFKLCYQDIEELACPSWIFLHTCPRGKEVDDNLFFHDRARTFVAFENFQYIAAALMASAIKDHTF
- the LOC125063508 gene encoding probable 28S ribosomal protein S25, mitochondrial, encoding MPFMIGRAPLRRTLNYLNAGKLVLKDKIKVFSVAYNIIGQNNAGAKDFVFWYLPQIQYKNPDVQVATLKNLTPTPFIKCYLEDGKQILVDIDNKSKEEILEHLLHTIGKSKDVLEAEAIAAEKKDNPANFGAGCERACMCEIYGQVPCSGVVTLPKVMRGKYKNAD